A genome region from Flavobacterium sp. CFS9 includes the following:
- a CDS encoding TolC family protein, producing the protein MKINKYNSLVFAMLFGFGLSGQAQTKKWTLEECVRYALENNITIKNSELDIKNTAIDKKAAIGNYLPSVSANASHSWNIGLNQDLTTGVLRNQTTQYSAVGLNAGVDIYKGLQNQNTLRKANLSMVASKYQLLKMQEDISLNVANAFLQILFNKENLKVKTEQLAIDEKRLARSEEMVSAGTIPRGDLFDLKATVATDKQGIIVAENNLLISKLSLAQLLQLKEFTEFDVIDNTNAKDENNIMGQTPGDIYNKAKELRTELKLAQTNLEIAQKNVAIAKGAYQPTLRGFYGFNTRASYSDRTKLDANNKPYIVGPDPIFQQFSDNKGHSFGFQLDVPIFNGFSVRNNVERTKVSLEKSKIDLEQKSLDLQRNVYTAFTDAKGALNTYESSTVTLEARQQAYNYAKEKYDVGLMNSFDFTQAQTLLTNAQSDVIRTKYDYIFKIKILEFYFGIPIVTK; encoded by the coding sequence ATGAAGATAAATAAATATAATAGCCTGGTTTTTGCGATGTTATTCGGTTTTGGCTTGTCTGGTCAGGCACAGACAAAAAAATGGACATTGGAAGAATGTGTTCGTTATGCCTTAGAAAATAATATCACGATTAAAAATTCGGAACTGGATATTAAAAATACGGCCATCGATAAAAAAGCAGCAATCGGTAATTACCTGCCTAGTGTTAGTGCCAATGCTTCACACTCCTGGAACATTGGTTTGAACCAGGATCTTACAACAGGGGTTTTGCGTAATCAGACTACTCAGTACTCAGCCGTAGGTTTAAATGCGGGGGTTGATATTTACAAAGGTTTGCAAAACCAAAACACACTTCGAAAAGCCAATCTTTCGATGGTGGCGTCAAAGTATCAATTGCTTAAAATGCAGGAAGATATTTCGCTGAATGTAGCCAATGCTTTTTTGCAGATACTTTTTAATAAAGAGAATTTAAAAGTAAAAACAGAACAATTGGCTATTGACGAAAAACGTCTGGCACGTTCTGAAGAGATGGTGAGTGCAGGAACAATTCCTCGTGGAGATTTATTTGATTTGAAAGCAACAGTAGCTACAGATAAACAAGGAATTATTGTCGCTGAGAATAATTTATTAATCTCAAAATTGAGTTTAGCACAGCTTTTGCAATTAAAAGAATTTACAGAGTTCGATGTAATCGATAATACCAATGCGAAAGATGAGAATAACATCATGGGACAAACTCCGGGTGATATTTATAATAAAGCAAAAGAACTGCGAACAGAATTAAAACTGGCTCAGACCAATCTTGAAATTGCTCAGAAAAATGTAGCTATCGCAAAAGGAGCTTATCAGCCAACGCTTAGAGGTTTCTATGGTTTTAATACAAGAGCAAGTTATAGTGACAGGACAAAACTGGACGCAAATAACAAACCATACATAGTAGGGCCGGATCCAATATTTCAACAGTTCAGTGACAATAAGGGACATAGTTTTGGTTTTCAGTTAGACGTGCCAATTTTTAACGGTTTTTCTGTTCGAAATAATGTAGAGCGTACTAAAGTAAGTTTAGAGAAATCTAAAATAGATTTAGAGCAAAAAAGTTTAGATTTGCAGCGTAATGTTTATACTGCTTTTACAGATGCAAAAGGAGCTTTAAATACTTACGAATCGTCTACTGTAACATTAGAAGCAAGACAGCAGGCCTACAACTATGCTAAAGAAAAGTATGATGTAGGTTTAATGAATTCTTTTGATTTTACTCAGGCACAAACGTTGTTAACCAATGCGCAGTCTGATGTGATCAGAACAAAATACGATTACATATTTAAAATAAAAATATTAGAATTCTACTTTGGAATTCCAATTGTTACAAAATAA
- the tsaB gene encoding tRNA (adenosine(37)-N6)-threonylcarbamoyltransferase complex dimerization subunit type 1 TsaB — protein MSFILNIETATKNCSVSIAKNGETIICREIAEEGYSHAEKLHVFIEEVIAEAGVAVEDLVAVAVSQGPGSYTGLRIGVSAAKGLCFALNIPLIAVDTLQTLASQAKVSEGKIIPMLDARRMEVYSEIFSADLKIERAIQAEIITENSFKEYTETVYFVGDCAEKCKTVLTLPNFVFLEEIKYPSAAAMSKISFDKYQKSDTVDVAYFEPYYLKDFMMAPPSKKA, from the coding sequence TTGTCTTTTATTCTCAATATTGAAACAGCTACCAAAAATTGCTCCGTATCCATTGCTAAAAACGGAGAAACCATTATATGCAGAGAAATTGCCGAAGAAGGTTATTCACATGCCGAAAAACTGCATGTTTTTATCGAAGAGGTAATCGCCGAAGCAGGTGTAGCGGTTGAGGATTTAGTGGCAGTTGCTGTGAGCCAGGGGCCGGGTTCTTATACTGGTCTGCGCATTGGGGTTTCGGCTGCTAAAGGATTGTGTTTTGCCTTAAATATTCCATTGATTGCAGTTGATACTTTGCAGACATTAGCTTCACAGGCTAAAGTTTCCGAAGGGAAAATTATTCCGATGCTGGATGCCAGAAGAATGGAAGTTTATAGCGAAATATTTTCGGCTGATTTAAAAATCGAAAGAGCGATTCAGGCTGAAATTATCACTGAGAATTCTTTTAAGGAATATACAGAGACTGTGTATTTTGTTGGAGATTGTGCTGAAAAATGTAAAACAGTTTTAACCCTGCCGAATTTTGTGTTTTTAGAAGAGATCAAATATCCTTCGGCAGCAGCGATGAGTAAAATCAGTTTCGATAAATATCAAAAAAGCGACACTGTTGATGTCGCTTATTTTGAACCTTATTATTTAAAAGATTTTATGATGGCTCCTCCATCAAAAAAAGCATAA
- a CDS encoding YtxH domain-containing protein: protein MGLSSFFKNLFGTAKDSATDLTHQAETTFEQAKEAAAPYIEKAETFAEETFAKAKEASEPLIETATDYAHQAKDIVSEYVEKASDSISDVIDSVKEKTSELTGETKAVVSETVADISEKAVTKADDVIDEAADKE from the coding sequence ATGGGATTATCTTCATTCTTTAAGAACTTATTTGGGACAGCCAAAGATTCTGCTACTGATCTGACACACCAGGCCGAAACCACTTTTGAACAAGCCAAAGAAGCCGCTGCTCCTTATATCGAAAAAGCAGAAACCTTCGCCGAAGAAACTTTTGCAAAAGCCAAAGAAGCATCAGAACCACTGATCGAAACCGCAACTGACTATGCACATCAGGCAAAGGACATTGTGAGCGAATATGTTGAAAAAGCATCTGATTCTATAAGTGACGTAATTGATTCTGTAAAAGAAAAAACTAGCGAGCTAACCGGAGAAACTAAAGCAGTTGTTTCAGAAACCGTAGCGGATATCAGCGAAAAAGCAGTTACTAAAGCTGACGACGTTATTGATGAGGCTGCAGATAAGGAATAA
- a CDS encoding efflux RND transporter periplasmic adaptor subunit, with protein MSKKTIYLLVGGAVALIAVLVGLSKAGVIGNKDEGTEVEISKVIASTIVETVSATGKIQPEIEVKLSSMVSGEIIALNVKEGQVVKKGDLLVKINPDLYTSGLDRSVANLSGTKAGLTQSEASYNEAKANYDRNKTLYEKGVISKSDWDKAISTYEVAKATKQNAYYNVKSATASVTEARDNLGRTLIYAPADGTISVLNVELGERVLGTQQMAGTELLRVANLNNMEVEVDVNENDIVKVKIGDEANVEVDAYLKKKFKGIVTSISNSASTALTSDQVTNFKVKVRILKESYQDLLEGQPSTYSPFRPGMTATVDIRTKTKNNVLAVPISSVVVKSDTAAVKDFKVEDPNEDKKAAPKSDKKFECVFVKVGNKAKIKIIKTGIQDDTNIEVMSGLKAGDVVITGPYTTVSKDLNSGDKVKLKKADTARK; from the coding sequence ATGTCTAAAAAAACGATTTATCTTTTAGTAGGTGGCGCAGTAGCACTTATTGCAGTTTTAGTTGGTCTTTCGAAAGCAGGTGTTATTGGGAATAAGGATGAAGGAACAGAAGTAGAAATTTCAAAAGTAATAGCTTCAACAATTGTTGAAACAGTTTCGGCAACAGGAAAAATTCAGCCTGAAATTGAAGTGAAGCTTTCGTCAATGGTTTCGGGAGAAATTATTGCGTTGAATGTAAAAGAAGGCCAGGTGGTTAAAAAAGGAGATTTATTGGTAAAAATAAATCCCGATTTGTATACCTCAGGTTTAGATCGTTCCGTAGCTAATCTGTCAGGAACTAAGGCCGGTTTAACACAGTCTGAGGCGAGTTATAATGAAGCGAAAGCCAATTACGACCGTAACAAAACGTTATACGAAAAAGGAGTAATTTCAAAATCAGATTGGGATAAGGCAATTTCGACTTATGAAGTAGCCAAAGCTACCAAGCAAAATGCGTATTACAATGTTAAAAGTGCTACGGCATCGGTTACAGAGGCCAGAGATAACTTAGGACGTACGTTAATTTATGCTCCTGCTGACGGAACCATTTCAGTTTTAAATGTGGAACTGGGAGAGCGTGTTTTAGGAACGCAGCAAATGGCGGGGACAGAACTTTTGCGTGTAGCCAACCTAAATAATATGGAAGTTGAAGTTGACGTAAACGAAAATGATATTGTTAAAGTAAAAATTGGCGACGAAGCAAACGTTGAAGTCGACGCTTATCTGAAAAAGAAATTTAAAGGTATTGTAACCAGTATCTCTAATTCGGCCAGTACAGCACTAACTTCTGATCAGGTAACAAATTTTAAAGTTAAAGTTCGTATCCTGAAAGAATCTTATCAGGATTTACTGGAAGGACAACCAAGTACTTATTCTCCTTTCAGACCAGGAATGACGGCTACCGTAGACATTCGTACCAAAACTAAAAACAACGTTTTAGCGGTGCCAATCAGTTCAGTTGTGGTTAAGTCGGATACTGCTGCAGTAAAAGATTTTAAAGTTGAAGATCCAAACGAAGATAAAAAAGCAGCTCCTAAAAGCGATAAAAAGTTTGAATGCGTTTTTGTAAAAGTAGGGAACAAAGCCAAAATCAAAATTATTAAAACAGGTATACAGGACGATACGAATATCGAAGTAATGTCAGGATTGAAAGCAGGAGATGTTGTCATCACAGGGCCTTATACCACTGTCTCTAAAGATTTGAATTCCGGAGATAAAGTAAAACTCAAAAAAGCAGATACTGCCAGGAAATAA
- a CDS encoding mechanosensitive ion channel family protein, with translation MYNSEQISNYATKFINVLIDYSPKLISAFIILFVGIYAIRLISRIITKIMIQRNLDPTLTRFLSDILIWALRILLFVTFISKLGIETSSFVAILGAMGLAVGLSLQGSLSNFAGGMLIIVFKPFKVGDTIETAGGVVATVVEIQIFVTKMLTANNQTVFVPNGALSNGTIINYSMQGERRADLTFAISYDSDIKKAKDILLNVLNNNPKVLKKPAPEVFVKNLTASSVEFAVRPWAKNANYGAVFSETLENCKAALDEAGISVQPYTLQK, from the coding sequence ATGTACAATTCAGAACAGATTAGCAATTATGCTACTAAATTTATTAACGTATTAATCGATTATTCTCCAAAATTAATCTCAGCATTCATCATTTTATTTGTCGGAATCTACGCCATCCGATTAATCAGCAGAATCATCACAAAAATAATGATCCAAAGAAATCTGGATCCCACATTGACCCGATTCCTCTCTGACATCCTGATTTGGGCACTCCGAATTTTACTATTTGTGACTTTTATCTCAAAGCTTGGTATTGAAACATCATCCTTTGTTGCCATATTAGGAGCCATGGGTCTTGCCGTAGGTTTGTCTTTACAGGGCTCACTATCCAATTTTGCAGGAGGAATGCTGATTATCGTATTCAAACCTTTCAAAGTAGGCGATACGATCGAAACCGCGGGAGGAGTTGTTGCAACCGTGGTAGAAATTCAGATTTTTGTAACAAAGATGTTAACGGCTAACAATCAAACTGTTTTTGTACCTAACGGAGCTTTATCAAACGGTACCATTATCAATTATTCGATGCAGGGAGAACGAAGAGCTGATTTGACTTTTGCGATTTCGTATGACTCTGATATCAAAAAAGCAAAAGATATCCTTTTGAACGTTTTAAACAACAATCCAAAAGTACTAAAAAAACCTGCTCCGGAAGTTTTTGTCAAAAACTTAACTGCAAGTTCTGTAGAGTTTGCCGTACGTCCGTGGGCAAAAAATGCTAATTATGGAGCTGTTTTTTCTGAGACTTTAGAGAACTGCAAAGCAGCATTAGACGAAGCCGGAATTTCGGTTCAGCCGTACACTCTTCAAAAATAA